A window of Castanea sativa cultivar Marrone di Chiusa Pesio chromosome 1, ASM4071231v1 contains these coding sequences:
- the LOC142607617 gene encoding GATA transcription factor 21-like — protein MTPAYLNPPSSPCPLVGQREEDQHLKLFISSHDHQASSSLLVPTFFERKQHDEKGIKFEEPQLQERDDEKSVEEDINKHHKLSICQSQGGDPSKSTTGPVQWMSSKMRLMQKMMNPNFQDTDKSTRTIKNFPSDQQHRNGEINSPNCINNNTTRVCADCNTTTTPLWRSGPRGPKSLCNACGIRQRKARRAMAEAAAAANGIVVPTNISTTKSYKVHNKEKKSRKSHGAQYKTKCKLMDTSHSKRKLSFKDLALSLRNNSTFGRVFPQDEAEAALLLMELSCGLVHSKKISI, from the exons atgaCTCCAGCTTATCTGAACCCACCATCATCTCCTTGCCCTCTTGTAGGGCAAAGAGAAGAAGATCAACACCTTAAGCTCTTTATCTCATCACATGATCATCAAGCCTCATCTTCCCTCTTAGTTCCTACTTTTTTTGAGAGGAAACAACATGATGAAAAGGGGATTAAATTTGAAGAGCCACAGCTACAAGAACGTGATGATGAAAAG TCTGTGGAGGAAGATATTAACAAACACCACAAATTATCCATATGCCAAAGCCAAGGTGGAGATCCAAGTAAAAGTACAACTGGGCCCGTACAGTGGATGTCTTCAAAGATGAGGTTGATGCAAAAAATGATGAACCCAAATTTCCAAGATACAGACAAATCAACAAGAACTATAAAGAACTTTCCAAGTGATCAGCAGCATCGAAATGGAGAAATCAACTCGCCTAACTGCATCAACAACAACACAACTAGGGTTTGTGCTGATTGTAACACCACCACTACCCCTCTTTGGAGGAGTGGCCCTCGAGGTCCCAAG TCACTTTGCAATGCCTGTGGTATTAGGCAAAGGAAGGCAAGAAGAGCCATGGCAGAAGCTGCAGCAGCTGCAAATGGTATAGTAGTTCCCACCAACATTTCAACAACGAAGAGTTATAAGGTgcacaacaaagaaaagaaatcgCGTAAAAGCCATGGAGCACAATACAAGACTAAGTGCAAGCTCATGGACACTTCCCACAGCAAAAGGAAGCTTTCTTTCAAGGATTTAGCTCTAAGTTTGAGAAACAATTCGACTTTTGGAAGAGTATTTCCTCAGGATGAAGCAGAAGCTGCACTCCTGCTAATGGAACTATCATGTGGCCTTGttcacagtaaaaaaatttccatttag
- the LOC142617049 gene encoding glycine dehydrogenase (decarboxylating), mitochondrial gives MERARRLANRAILKRLVSEAKQFRQNETLLHTVSPVSYTPSRYVSSLTSYMSMRRSTRSDLSHNNVGQGVGLGQTRSISVEALKPSDTFPRRHNSATPEEQTKMANLCGFDKLDSLIDATVPKSIRIQSMKFDKFDEGLTESQMIEHMKKLASKNQVFKSYIGMGYYNTYVPPVILRNIMENPAWYTQYTPYQAEISQGRLESLLNFQTLITDLTGLPMSNASLLDEGTAAAEAMAMCNNILKGKKKTFVIANNCHPQTIDICKTRADGFDLKVITADLKDINYKSGDVCGVLVQYPGTEGEILDYAEFIKNAHGHGVKVVMASDLLALTLLKPPGELGADIVVGSAQRFGVPMGYGGPHAAFLATSQEYKRMMPGRIIGVSVDSSGKPALRMAMQTREQHIRRDKATSNICTAQALLANMAAMYAVYHGPEGLKSIAQRVHGLAGAFSLGLKKLGTGEVQGLPFFDTVKVKVADAHAIADAAYKSEINLRIVDRNTITVSFDETTTLEDVDKLLKVFAGGKPVPFTAASLAPEVETMIPSGLVRESPYLTHPIFNTYHTEHELLRYIHRLQSKDLSLCHSMIPLGSCTMKLNATSEMMPVTWPGFTDIHPFAPTEQSQGYQEMFKDLGEVLCTITGFDSFSLQPNAGAAGEYAGLMVIRAYHLARGDHHRNVCIIPVSAHGTNPASAAMCGMKIVSVGTDAKGNINIEELRKAAESNKDNLSALMVTYPSTHGVYEEGIDEICKIIHDNGGQVYMDGANMNAQVGLTSPGWIGADVCHLNLHKTFCIPHGGGGPGMGPIGVKKHLAPFLPSHPVVPTGGIPAPDKSHPLGTISAAPWGSALILPISYTYIAMMGSNGLTEASKIAILNANYMAKRLENYYPILFRGVNGTVAHEFIVDLRGFKNTAGIEPEDIAKRLMDYGFHGPTMSWPVPGTLMIEPTESESKAELDRFCDALISIREEIAQIENGKADVHNNVLKGAPHPPSLLMGDAWTKPYSREYAAFPAAWLRVAKFWPSTGRVDNVYGDRNLVCTLLPASHVVEEQEAASA, from the exons ATGGAACGTGCAAGGCGCTTAGCAAACCGTGCAATTCTGAAGCGCTTGGTGTCAGAAGCCAAGCAGTTTCGTCAAAATGAGACTTTGTTGCACACTGTCTCACCGGTTTCATACACACCCTCAAGGTACGTATCATCCTTGACCTCGTACATGTCCATGCGTAGAAGTACTAGATCAGATTTGTCACATAACAATGTTGGTCAAGGTGTTGGGCTTGGGCAAACTCGTTCTATATCTGTGGAGGCATTGAAACCCAGTGACACTTTTCCACGCCGCCATAACTCGGCAACCCCAGAAGAGCAAACCAAAATGGCTAACTTATGTGGGTTTGATAAGCTTGATTCGCTTATTGATGCCACTGTGCCTAAATCTATTAGAATCCAATCAATGAAGTTTGATAAGTTTGATGAAGGGTTAACTGAGAGTCAAATGATTGAGCACATGAAAAAACTTGCTTCAAAAAATCAGGTTTTTAAGTCATATATTGGGATGGGGTACTATAACACTTATGTCCCACCTGTGATTTTGAGGAACATAATGGAGAATCCAGCTTGGTACACTCAATACACACCTTACCAAGCTGAGATATCTCAAGGGCGTCTTGAAtctttgttaaattttcaaactttgatTACGGATCTTACTGGTCTCCCCATGTCAAATGCTTCATTGCTTGATGAAGGAACAGCCGCTGCTGAAGCAATGGCTATGTGTAATAATATTCTGAAGGGAAAGAAGAAAACTTTTGTAATTGCTAATAATTGTCACCCTCAAACAATTGATATTTGTAAGACTAGAGCTGATGGTTTTGATCTTAAAGTAATTACCGCAGATCTTAAGGATATCAATTACAAATCTGGGGATGTGTGTGGTGTTTTGGTTCAGTACCCGGGGACTGAGGGTGAGATTTTGGATTATGCGGAGTTTATTAAGAATGCTCATGGTCATGGGGTCAAGGTTGTGATGGCGTCGGATCTATTGGCATTGACACTGTTGAAGCCACCAGGTGAATTGGGGGCTGATATTGTTGTTGGTTCTGCTCAGAGGTTTGGGGTTCCTATGGGGTATGGAGGTCCTCATGCCGCGTTTTTGGCCACATCACAAGAGTACAAGAGGATGATGCCAGGGAGAATCATTGGTGTAAGTGTTGATTCTTCAGGGAAGCCTGCTCTGCGAATGGCGATGCAGACAAGGGAGCAGCATATCCGTAGGGATAAGGCTACAAGCAATATTTGCACTGCTCAG GCATTGCTTGCAAACATGGCTGCTATGTATGCTGTTTATCACGGACCTGAAGGCCTTAAATCCATTGCACAACGGGTTCATGGTCTTGCTGGGGCATTTTCACTTGGACTGAAGAAGCTTGGGACAGGGGAAGTTCAAGGCCTTCCCTTCTTTGACACTGTGAAGGTTAAGGTTGCTGATGCACATGCAATTGCTGATGCAGCATACAAGAGTGAAATAAATTTGAGAATTGTAGACCGGAACACC ATAACCGTTTCTTTTGACGAGACAACCACCTTGGAGGATGTTGATAAACTTCTCAAAGTTTTTGCTGGTGGCAAGCCT GTTCCTTTTACTGCTGCATCTCTTGCACCGGAGGTGGAGACCATGATTCCCTCTGGGCTAGTAAGGGAGAGCCCATATCTCACCCATCCAATCTTTAACAC GTATCATACAGAGCATGAGCTGCTTAGATACATTCATAGATTACAATCAAAGGATCTCTCTCTATGCCACAGCATGATTCCATTGGGATCGTGTACTATGAAATTGAATGCAACAAGTGAGATGATGCCAGTAACATGGCCTGGCTTTACTGACATTCACCCTTTTGCCCCAACTGAACAGTCTCAGGGTTATCAG GAAATGTTCAAAGATTTGGGTGAAGTATTGTGTACCATCACTGGCTTTGACTCTTTTTCCTTGCAACCTAATGCTGGTGCGGCTGGAGAGTATGCTGGCTTGATGGTTATCCGGGCATATCATTTG GCAAGAGGAGACCATCATCGCAATGTGTGCATCATACCTGTTTCAGCACATGGGACAAATCCTGCTAGTGCTGCCATGTGTGGAATGAAAATTGTCTCTGTTGGAACTGATGCCAAGGGAAACATCAACATTGAAGAATTAAGGAAGGCTGCTGAATCTAATAAGGACAACCTCTCTGCTCTTATG GTCACATATCCTTCTACTCATGGAGTCTATGAAGAAGGTATTGATGAGATATGTAAGATAATACATGACAATGGAGGTCAAGTATACATGGATGGGGCTAACATGAATGCACAG GTGGGACTGACAAGCCCTGGTTGGATTGGAGCTGATGTTTGCCATCTCAATCTTCATAAAACATTTTGCATTCCTCATGGAGGAGGTGGTCCTGGCATGGGTCCTATTGGTGTGAAGAAACACTTGGCACCATTTTTGCCATCGCATCCTGTG GTACCCACTGGTGGAATACCTGCTCCTGACAAGTCTCACCCACTTGGTACCATTTCTGCTGCACCTTGGGGCTCTGCACTTATTTTGCCAATATCATACACATATATAGCCATGATGGGGTCAAATGGTCTCACTGAAGCATCAAAAATAGCTATTCTGAATGCAAATTACATGGCAAAGCGTTTGGAG AATTATTACCCCATTCTTTTCCGTGGTGTCAATGGAACAGTTGCCCATGAATTCATTGTTGATTTAAGAGGCTTCAAG AATACTGCTGGGATAGAACCTGAAGATATTGCCAAGCGTTTAATGGACTATGGATTTCATGGACCAACTATGTCATGGCCAGTTCCAGGCACACTTATGATTGAACCCACTGAAAGTGAAAGCAAG GCCGAGTTAGACAGGTTTTGTGATGCTCTTATTTCCATTAGAGAAGAAATTGCTCAGATTGAGAATGGAAAAGCAGACGTCCACAACAATGTCCTGAAG GGAGCTCCTCATCCACCATCCCTGCTCATGGGAGATGCATGGACAAAACCATATTCTCGGGAATATGCAGCCTTCCCAGCTGCCTGGCTTCGTGTTGCGAAGTTCTGGCCTTCTACAG GGCGTGTGGATAATGTGTATGGTGACCGCAACCTTGTCTGCACCCTTCTTCCAGCATCACATGTTGTTGAAGAACAAGAGGCAGCCAGTGCCTAG